A stretch of the Thiocystis violascens DSM 198 genome encodes the following:
- a CDS encoding diacylglycerol kinase codes for MANNNARGWRRVIHAFGYSMKGLKACFELEEAFRQEVFLLIPLVPLALWLGESPVERAILVGSLLMVPIVELLNSAIEANVDRVGLERHELSGRAKDIASAAVFSSIAFCLVNWGLILIPKL; via the coding sequence ATGGCCAACAATAACGCCAGGGGCTGGCGCCGCGTGATCCATGCCTTCGGGTACTCGATGAAGGGACTGAAGGCGTGTTTCGAGCTGGAGGAAGCCTTTCGCCAGGAGGTTTTTCTGCTGATCCCGCTGGTTCCGCTGGCGCTGTGGCTGGGAGAATCGCCGGTGGAGCGGGCGATTCTGGTCGGCAGTCTGCTGATGGTGCCCATCGTGGAACTGCTGAACTCGGCCATCGAGGCCAATGTCGACCGCGTCGGCCTTGAGCGTCACGAACTCTCAGGCCGGGCCAAGGACATCGCCTCCGCGGCGGTGTTCTCCAGCATCGCCTTTTGTCTGGTGAATTGGGGGCTGATTCTGATCCCGAAACTCTAG